Proteins from a genomic interval of Zingiber officinale cultivar Zhangliang chromosome 1B, Zo_v1.1, whole genome shotgun sequence:
- the LOC122039145 gene encoding uncharacterized protein LOC122039145, with amino-acid sequence MRRGRAVADSRRGPGRPRKQPIETEEPEPVTQEADSSRDPTDVETVRRGQTHQTPRDQGHQPQEIPSVIPSGRNQEFQPQGIPSGIPSAFPTPTTTDWMRDRARIPLLAKSVKDRVTLYQGGADPWAARSWLKNLESTFGYMSCSDEEKVELAAYHLRDQAVTWWEMQKTIFGEQRITWAMFRDAFERQYFPATFCLARRQEFLNLKQGDRSVMEYNAEFCRLAEFCPHLVAQDYDRMQQFTQGLAAYIRLRMSGFPGSSYREVLDRALFIEMTQQQVNQEKGHDKQSSQKRGNKGQSSQATTGGSSRPQKSGRTSDGTSRPPQHDWKKDRAGSRCYQCGSKSHTKFHCPLDHPICYYCKQPGHESRDCTLKAQLEATKGTSQGGQPSQTRPQKGSQKSQGAPRQQRPPSSQGQIYHVQGQEPATTQYSAKVSSHQAFPAQQDFHPHQPYSAYRQQPQSQYQQPVLAPTMPAQTTSEIPQPSSEVGRVYAVTREEAQRAEGSVFRGIISVYTFTADLLIDTGSSHSFISRVFLGKIGRLPSRRTHGLTVSLPSGEVLSISLEVKGCPLDFNGQTITVDLQVLEMVEFDIILGMDWLAMNHATVDCGARVVTFRPPGLSSWVFFGTRSDGIAVISAMQARRLLAQGCQGYLLSMVKAGSDVLPQLSDVAIVREFPDVFPDELPGLPPKRQVEFTIELVPGTAPVSRTPYRMAPKELEELKVQLQELLDRGFIRPSVSPWGAPVLFVKKKDGSLRLCIDYRQLNAVTIKNKYPLPRIEDLFDQLKDTCVYSKIDLRSGYHQLRVGDADIPKTAFRTRYGHYEFLVMPFGLTNAPAVFMDLMNRVFLEYLDQFVIVFIDDILIYSRSEEEHMRHLRIVLETLRREHLYAKFSKCAFWLPSVGFLGHVVSSRGISVDPQKIEAITGWEQPKTVQEIRSFLGLAGERSLAGQNLVSRASRSSNGDWLRHQC; translated from the exons ATGAGACGTGGTCGAGCGGTAGCCGATTCTCGTCGTGGTCCGGGACGACCACGGAAACAACCCATTGAGACTGAGGAACCAGAACCAGTAACTCAGGAGGCAGATTCTTCTAGGGATCCAACAGATGTAGAGACGGTTAGACGGGGACAGACCCATCAGACTCCTAGAGATCAGGGACATCAGCCTCAGGAGATCCCTTCAGTCATACCTTCTGGTAGAAACCAGGAATTTCAGCCTCAGGGGATTCCCTCCGGGATACCATCAGCATTTCCTACTCCTACTACTACCGACTGGATGAGGGATAGAGCGCGTATACCATTGTTGGCAAAGTCCGTCAAGGACAGGGTTACTCTATACCAGGGCGGAGCAGATCCCTGGGCTGCACGTAGCTGGTTGAAGAATTTGGAAAGCACTTTCGGATACATGAGTTGTTCAGATGAAGAGAAAGTGGAATTGGCTGCGTATCATCTCCGGGATCAGGCAGTCACATGGTGGGAGATGCAGAAGACAATCTTTGGGGAACAGCGCATCACATGGGCGATGTTCCGGGATGCTTTTGAGCGGCAGTATTTTCCAGCCACATTCTGTTTAGCTCGACGCCAGGAATTCCTGAATCTTAAGCAGGGTGATCGATCGGTGATGGAGTACAACGCTGAATTCTGCAGATTGGCTGAGTTTTGCCCTCATTTGGTGGCGCAGGATTATGACCGGATGCAGCAGTTCACCCAGGGTTTAGCAGCATATATTCGGCTCAGGATGTCAGGATTTCCAGGTAGCTCCTACCGAGAAGTTTTGGATCGTGCACTGTTTATCGAGATGACTCAGCAGCAGGTAAATCAGGAGAAAGGCCATGATAAGCAGTCGTCACAAAAGAGAGGGAACAAAGGTCAGAGTTCACAGGCTACCACGGGAGGTTCTTCTCGGCCGCAGAAGTCAGGGCGGACGTCTGATGGAACATCTCGGCCTCCTCAGCATGATTGGAAGAAAGATAGAGCTGGATCCAGATGTTACCAGTGTGGCTCCAAGAGCCATACCAAATTTCATTGCCCCTTGGATCACCCCATTTGTTATTATTGCAAACAACCAGGGCATGAGAGTCGGGATTGTACGTTGAAGGCACAGTTGGAGGCTACTAAGGGTACATCTCAGGGGGGACAACCCTCACAGACACGACCACAGAAAGGATCACAGAAGAGTCAGGGTGCTCCACGTCAGCAGCGACCACCGTCTTCTCAGGGACAGATATATCATGTGCAGGGTCAGGAACCAGCAACTACACAGTATTCTGCCAAAGTGTCTTCTCATCAGGCATTTCCAGCACAGCAGGATTTTCATCCGCATCAGCCTTACTCAGCATATCGACAGCAGCCTCAGTCTCAGTATCAGCAGCCGGTTCTCGCACCTACGATGCCAGCACAGACCACTTCGGAGATACCACAGCCGAGCTCAGAGGTGGGTCGTGTTTATGCTGTTACACGGGAGGAGGCACAGCGAGCTGAGGGATCGGTTTTCCGAGGTATTATTTCTGTTTATACATTTACTGCAGATttattgatagatactggtagttcccatTCATTCATATCTCGAGTATTTCTGGGTAAAATCGGGAGATTGCCTAGTCGGCGGACACACGGGCTGACAGTATCTCTACCATCTGGCGAGGTACTAAGTATTAGTCTGGAAGTCAAAGGTTGTCCTTTAGACTTCAATGGTCAGACTATTACGGTGGATCTGCAGGTATTAGAGATGGTGGAGTTTGATATTATATTAGGCATGGATTGGTTGGCCATGAACCATGCCACAGTCGATTGCGGAGCTAGAGtagtcacattccgacctcccGGTCTATCGTCTTGGGTATTCTTTGGAACCAGAAGTGATGGGATAGCAGTCATATCAGCAATGCAAGCGAGGAGATTGTTGGCACAGGGTTGTCAGGGATATTTGCTGTCCATGGTTAAAGCTGGTTCAGATGTATTACCACAGCTCTCGGATGTTGCTATCGTCCGAGAATTTCCAGATGTGTTCCCTGACGAACTCCCCGGTTTGCCTCCTAAAAGGCAAGTCGAGTTTACGATTGAGTTGgttccgggaaccgcaccggtATCCAGGACCCCTTATCGCATGGCACCAAAGGAGTTAGAGGAGCTAAAGGTTCAATTACAGGAGCTGTTGGACAGAGGATTTATCCGTCCTAGTGTTTCTCCGTGGGGAGCACCAGTActcttcgttaagaagaaagacggatcactGAGACTTTGTATTGATTACCGACAGTTGAATGCGGTTACTATCAAGAACAAATATCCACTGCCACGTATAgaagatttatttgatcagctgaagGATACCTGTGTATATTCAAAGATTGATTTGCGCTCAGGCTATCATCAGCTCAGGGTTGGAGATGCGGATATtccgaagacagcatttcgcactcGTTATGGTCATTAcgagttcttggtaatgccatttgggcttaccaatgccccAGCAgtgtttatggatctgatgaacagagtgttccttGAGTACTTAGATCAGttcgtcattgtgttcatcgacgatattctgATATATTCCCGATCTGAGGAGGAGCACATgcgacatcttcgcatagttttggAGACGCTTCGGCGAGAACACCTCTATGCGAAGTTTAGTAAATGCGCCTTTTGGCTACCTTCGGTGGGTTTTCTTGGACATGTTGTCTCCAGCAGAGGTATATCTGTTGATCCACAGAAGATTGAGGccatcaccggttgggagcagccgaagaccGTACAGGAGATTCGTAGCTTTTTGGGATTAGCTGG GGAGAGAAGTTTAGCTGGACAGAAtcttgtgagcagagcttccaggaGCTCAAACGGAGACTGGTTACGGCACCAGTGTTAG